Proteins encoded within one genomic window of Fusarium musae strain F31 chromosome 4, whole genome shotgun sequence:
- a CDS encoding hypothetical protein (EggNog:ENOG41~BUSCO:EOG09261IBJ): protein MSAPYAPQDVQAVANVVRALDSARKDKKRGGFAVKKTTFDVKGSADGIQVDSWRLQDWDYKRRDLPTYARGLFTTKTRRNEPEIAVRGYDKFFNVNEVHETKWENIFTRTQGPYELTLKENGCIIFIAGLEDDTLIVCSKHSTGDRDDIQVSHASAGEKRLEQQLAAVGKTKADLARELRKRNVTAVAELCDDQFEEHILAYGPDKAGLYLHGINLNLPEFATYPSRFVQEFADAWAFRKTGLITMDDIHQVKAFLEEVAETGAHDGRDVEGFVIRCKMSHDPSTHPYRDWFFKYKFEEPYLMYRQWRECTKALIAGKQPKFKKHTKITEEYLLYARRRLAADPKLGKEYNNNHGIIALRDDFLKFKNINGADAANMGELDPVVMTEVTRDVILCPIATIGCGKTTLAMGLSHLFGWGHVQNDNISGKGRPPRFTKMVLDELKDHPAVIADRNNAQRHERKQIITDVKLQHSSAKLVCMNFKHDEDSIDEIRRITQERIIARGDNHQTIHAASDKEKFIGVMEGFINRYEACNPHSRPDDGFDAVIDLDPTASSRQNLETLVTQLHKLFPNLVKEIPSAASFDAAMDYALGYKPDFRHDIPDRGKKGYPQQQKPKVQKPRKMEYMSVGISTQEVNNALEQAFKATQPATSRLYTQLKQTRRIQPKFHVTLLHKSGSKEHPELWQRYAALQKEAEAAGDPEGQVGECDVMLERAVFDDRIMAIVVRLADQNDQWQCVNRVAHITVGTRDDSVKPKESNDLLARWLEVGSSPETKIGEVVFEERPTLKGTVAPVLSKF, encoded by the exons ATGTCTGCCCCTTATGCTCCCCAGGACGTTCAAGCCGTGGCGAACGTGGTGCGTGCTTTGGACAGTGCCCGAAAGGACAAGAAACGCGGCGGATTCGCAGTCAAAAAGACAACGTTCGATGTTAAAGGATCAGCGGATGGCATCCAAGTCGACTCCTGGCGCTTGCAGGACTGGGATTACAAGCGACGTGATTTGCCCACATATGCCCGCGGCCTCTTCACTACCAAGACACGAAGAAACGAGCCAGAAATCGCCGTGAGAGGCTACGACAAGTTCTTCAATGTTAACGAGGTTCATGAGACCAAGTGGGAGAACATCTTCACACGCACTCAAGGCCCCTATGAGCTGACCCTCAAGGAGAACGGCTGCATCATTTTCATTGCCGGATTGGAAGACGACACATTGATTGTGTGCAGCAAGCACTCCACTGGCGACCGAGATGACATCCAAGTCAGCCATGCCAGCGCCGGAGAGAAGCGCCTAGAACAACAACTCGCTGCCGTTGGCAAGACTAAAGCAGATCTTGCACGAGAGCTCCGCAAGAGGAACGTGACTGCCGTCGCTGAGCTTTGTGATGATCAATTTGAGGAGCATATCTTAGCATACGGTCCAGATAAGGCTGGACTATATCTCCATGgtatcaacctcaacctacCCGAGTTCGCTACCTACCCCAGTCGTTTCGTTCAGGAGTTTGCCGATGCGTGGGCGTTTCGCAAAACGGGTCTTATCACAATGGACGACATCCACCAAGTTAAGGCTTTCCTTGAAGAAGTAGCTGAAACCGGAGCACACGATGGTCGCGATGTCGAGGGTTTTGTTATACGTTGCAAGATGTCCCACGACCCTTCTACACATCCATATCGCGACTGGTTTTTCAAGTACAAGTTTGAGGAGCCATACCTAATGTACCGCCAGTGGAGAGAATGTACCAAGGCTTTAATTGCTGGAAAACAGCCAAAGTTCAAGAAACACACCAAAATCACCGAGGAGTATCTGCTTTACGCCCGACGACGACTTGCCGCAGACCCGAAGCTGGGAAAGGagtacaacaacaaccacggGATCATCGCTCTCCGAGACGACTTCTTGAaattcaagaacatcaatggTGCAGATGCAGCTAATATGGGAGAGCTGGATCCTGTTGTAATGACAGAGGTCACTCGCGACGTTATTCTATGTCCTATTGCCACCATTGGCTGTGGTAAGACAACCCTTGCTATGGGGCTCTCGCACCTTTTCGGTTGGGGTCATGTTCAAAACGACAATATCTCTGGTAAGGGCCGGCCTCCGCGCTTTACAAAGATGGTGTTGGATGAGCTCAAAGACCATCCTGCCGTGATTGCAGACCGAAACAATGCACAGAGACACGAACGGAAGCAGATTATCACCGATGTGAAGCTCCAGCATTCTTCTGCCAAGCTTGTTTGCATGAACTTCAAGCATGATGAAGACTCCATCGATGAGATCCGGCGAATCACCCAGGAAAGAATTATTGCCCGGGGTGATAACCACCAGACTATCCATGCAGCAAGCGACAAAGAGAAGTTCATTGGCGTAATGGAGGGTTTTATCAACCGATATGAAGCCTGTAACCCGCACTCTCGACCCGACGATGGCTTCGATGCTGTCatcgaccttgatcctaCAGCTAGCAGCCGACAGAATCTCGAAACTCTCGTCACACAACTCCACAAGTTGTTTCCAAATCTTGTCAAGGAGATTCCCTCTGCTGCATCGTTTGATGCTGCCATGGATTACGCCCTCGGCTACAAACCAGACTTTAGGCACGATATACCCGACAGGGGCAAAAAAGGctatcctcagcagcaaaagCCTAAAGTTCAGAAGCCAAGAAAGATGGAGTACATGTCTGTGGGCATCTCGACCCAAGAGGTCAACAATGCTCTTGAGCAAGCTTTCAAAGCCACTCAACCTGCAACCTCGCGGCTTTATACACAACTCAAACAGACACGACGCATACAGCCAAAATTCCATGTGACTTTGCTGCACAAGTCCGGCAGTAAGGAGCACCCTGAGCTCTGGCAGAGATACGCTGCGCTGCAGAAAGAAGCAGAGGCTGCTGGAGACCCTGAAGGGCAAGTTGGCGAATGCGATGTCATGCTCGAACGA GCTGTGTTTGATGACAGAATCATGGCTATCGTGGTTCGCCTAGCAGACCAAAATGACCAATGGCAGTGTGTAAACCGCGTTGCTCACATAACTGTCGGAACTCGAGATGATTCTGTAAAGCCCAAGGAAAGCAACGACCTCTTGGCAAGGTGGCTGGAAGTGGGTAGTTCCCCAGAAACCAAGATCGGAGAGGTTGTATTCGAGGAGAGGCCTACACTCAAGGGTACAGTGGCACCTGTGCTTAGCAAGTTTTAG